One Thermomonas paludicola genomic window, CGCCCCGACAGCCCCGATGGCAAGAGCATCGAGCCGATGCGGGCGCACGGGATCGAGGCGATGTCGATCGGCCTGCTGGTGGGCGACGACACGCCGATGATCTGGCGCGGGCCGATGGCCACGCAGGCGCTGACCCAGCTGCTGCGCGATACCCGCTGGGGTGATCTGGACGTGTTGGTGGTGGATCTGCCGCCAGGTACCGGCGACATCCAGCTGACCATGGCGCAGAAGATCCCGGTGGCCGGCGCGGTGGTGGTGACCACGCCGCAGGAAGTGGCCACGATGGATGCGCGCAAGGCCTTGAAAATGTTCGAGAAGGTCGATATCGCGGTGCTGGGGCTGGTGGAGAACATGGCCGCCCACGTGTGTTCCAACTGCGGTCATTCCGAACACATTTTCGGCGAGGGCGGGGCGCAGTGGATGTCCAAGCAGTACGGGGTGCCGGTGCTGGGCACGCTGCCGCTGGAAATAGGCATCCGCGAGCAGGGTGACGCCGGCGTGCCGATCATGGTGGCCAAGCCCGATTCCGCCGCCGCGCAGGCGTATCGAACCACTGCGCGCGCGCTGCTGGAACAATTGGCCAAGCGGCCCAAGGTGCGCACCGGGATCATGGCCTCGCTGCTGGGGTGAGCGGGGGTTTCGAGCGGCTTTGCCGCGAGCCCGCGAACGCCCGTCGGCCTGCCAGCCGACGGGCCGGGTCAGGGGGTTTCGAGCGGCTTTGCCGCGAGCCATTGGGCCGGGTGCCCGCGCTTGCCTTAAACTTGCCGGTTCTGCACTGGGATCAAATCGCATGAGCATCAAGAGCGACCGCTGGATTCGCCGCATGGCCGAACAGCAGGGCATGATCGAGCCGTATCAGCCCGGCCAGGTCAAGCAGTCCGAGGCCGGCCGCATCGTCAGCTATGGCACGTCCAGCTACGGCTATGACGTGCGCTGCTCGCGCGAGTTCAAGGTCTTCACCAACATCAATTCGACGATCGTCGATCCCAAGCACTTCGATCCGAAGAGCTTCGTCGATATTGAGGCGGATGAATGCATCATCCCGCCCAACTCCTTCGCCTTGGCGCGCACCGTCGAATACTTCCGCATCCCGCGCGACACGCTCGTCGTCTGCCTCGGCAAGAGCACCTACGCGCGCTGCGGGATCATTGTCAAC contains:
- the apbC gene encoding iron-sulfur cluster carrier protein ApbC — translated: MSRLPSHAVQGELKPLPNAHNIIAVGSGKGGVGKSTTAVNLALALAAEGLKVGLLDADVYGPSVPTMLGLSGRPDSPDGKSIEPMRAHGIEAMSIGLLVGDDTPMIWRGPMATQALTQLLRDTRWGDLDVLVVDLPPGTGDIQLTMAQKIPVAGAVVVTTPQEVATMDARKALKMFEKVDIAVLGLVENMAAHVCSNCGHSEHIFGEGGAQWMSKQYGVPVLGTLPLEIGIREQGDAGVPIMVAKPDSAAAQAYRTTARALLEQLAKRPKVRTGIMASLLG
- the dcd gene encoding dCTP deaminase — encoded protein: MSIKSDRWIRRMAEQQGMIEPYQPGQVKQSEAGRIVSYGTSSYGYDVRCSREFKVFTNINSTIVDPKHFDPKSFVDIEADECIIPPNSFALARTVEYFRIPRDTLVVCLGKSTYARCGIIVNVTPLEPEWEGHVTLEFSNTTPLPARIYANEGVAQMLFFQADADDVCETSYKDRGGKYQGQTGVTLPKT